In the Drosophila takahashii strain IR98-3 E-12201 chromosome 3R, DtakHiC1v2, whole genome shotgun sequence genome, one interval contains:
- the LOC123003150 gene encoding uncharacterized protein: MVATAAELALNQFIEVSDRLSELEARINIPAAVPPTLSVLNIRRDEIKEVWVRIKKEYDACTACLVAAGESAVDMLPVLKAKYGYCYSAYEKCGAQIADQIAQTPQNPQATSTPDTPQTYIPSGCHLPPCDTEVFTGDYLRWPTFRDLFTAIYINNPRLTPVEKLFHLNAKTRGDAHNIVANSPLTNDGFRSAWDNLTERFENKRLLVNSQLKILFNVPSVTKESGSALKELQSTIQGCLTALEMSGIQVETWDCLLVYMCSSKLPKLTLSLWEQSLHNKAEIPTWHELNVFLTERHRTLEAIDDVRPSGSSQAQPRASTSNSASRRINSYETRVTPRQPRGCDLCNRENHPIRTCAQFLRMTVDQRIAYIKRKQLCMNCFARTHQLRDCESAHNCFTFRGRHLTLLHRGTPSPARANPTPTARSRPNTPGPSAASGTQPTLQNYIAAGSRSVLLGTAMINICHQGSNYEARALIDSGSEATFITERLFNLIKLPFQVIQAQVSGLNQTVSAETKKLCQLTIRSPTWPSLQLNTTAYVLPQIAGNLPSCPLPQHFLRDLPELPLADPKFYESAQIDLLIGADILPSILLSGTRANICGSLLGQETIFGWILTGPVPAPRQDRISSFSTHVAHTYEASLDKLLTKFWEVEDLPVKVAKESDVICEDNFLRTTTKDDTGRYVVSLPFRDPENMKCSLGHSRSLALAQFLRNEQRLKRDSTLKSKYDSVIQEYLDLNHMREVPPTDDSACYYLPHHAMLKPESTTTKLRVVFNASSPSDNRVSLNDILHAGPVLQSDLTIQILKWRYFRFVYSADIEKMYRQIWVDPKQTAFQRILFRNREGYIRDFELKTVTFGVNCAPFLAIRVLQQLATDVQLTHPRASKVIRGCMYVDDVLSGADSAEEAHLTIRELQSALDSAGFPLRKWTSNHKEVLAHIETNHLLNAEFLEIDTESTAKTLGVRWKATSDEFFFAPPDLSNEATLTKRHVLSQIAKLFDPAGWLAPFVVCAKIFMQEIWLHDLGWDDELPIELCQKWRDFLQSYSVLDQVRIPRWVSFRPEFRVEHHGFCDASQKAYGAAIYVRVEIGHTTLVHLLTAKTRVAPVKTVSLSRLELCGALLLSEMAESILPHMPVLSSKLHCWTDSTIVLAWLAKPACQWTTFVANRVTKITQSTEAANWAHVQSEHNPADLASRGVPLQDLIDNSLWWHGPTWLSKPRDQWPSQSTDLQVTEVEKRPVKAHVASIPTEDILDRFSKLDRALRVLAYVHRFVQRCKKQSQMSEVRLEAQELVAAERLMVISTQRRYFSNEYRCLSQKRPVSATSSILSLNPFLDQKGLIRACGRITASENLRYDERHPIILPYECALSRLLVNFTHLITLHGGNQLVVRLTRSRYWIPRIKNLVKAVINSCKVCVIHKKRLQIQMMGSFPKERVSFSRPFTYTGMDYAGPFDIKNYTGRACLITKGYVLVFVCFSTKAIHLEPTSDLTTEKFLAAFARFVSRRGCPRQVQSDNGKTFVGSATLLSRDFLQAVKESVTDAYSHQQLNWQFIPPGAPHMGGLWEAGVKSFKTLFYKSTATRKYTFEELSTLLAKIEACLNSRPLSPMSEDPTDLLALTPGHFLVGGPLLSIVEPELKGESKSIVNRWPHLKALHQQFQARWKEEYLKELHKRNKWQAPTANLRVGDLVVVKEDNLPSNEWRLGRIDSVFPGADGNVRVVNILTARKIIKRPVTKVVLLPGEHSSRLPQPTSSA; encoded by the coding sequence ATGGTTGCAACGGCTGCCGAACTCGCCCTAAACCAATTTATTGAAGTCTCGGATCGACTTTCCGAATTGGAGGCGCGAATAAATATTCCCGCGGCGGTCCCTCCTACGTTGTCCGTCCTCAATATTCGCCGAGACGAAATCAAAGAGGTATGGGTCCGCATCAAAAAAGAGTACGATGCGTGTACCGCGTGCCTTGTAGCAGCCGGAGAAAGTGCAGTTGACATGTTGCCAGTTCTCAAGGCTAAGTACGGTTACTGCTACAGCGCGTACGAAAAGTGCGGGGCCCAAATAGCAGACCAAATAGCGCAGACTCCGCAAAATCCGCAAGCTACCTCCACTCCAGATACTCCTCAGACTTACATTCCGTCAGGCTGCCACCTTCCGCCGTGCGATACCGAGGTTTTTACCGGCGATTATCTTCGTTGGCCAACCTTCAGGGATCTATTCACGGCAATTTATATCAACAATCCTCGACTCACTCCTGTCGAGAAATTATTTCATCTCAATGCTAAGACGAGGGGCGACGCTCACAATATAGTTGCAAATTCACCCCTTACTAACGATGGCTTTCGCTCAGCGTGGGATAACCTCACTGAGCGTTTCGAAAACAAGCGATTGTTAGTAAACAGTCAATTGAAGATACTCTTCAATGTGCCGTCCGTCACAAAGGAGTCTGGGTCAGCTTTGAAAGAACTTCAAAGTACCATCCAGGGGTGCCTTACGGCGTTAGAAATGTCCGGTATTCAGGTCGAAACTTGGGATTGCCTCTTGGTGTATATGTGCTCATCCAAACTCCCAAAGCTTACGCTTTCCCTATGGGAGCAGTCCCTTCACAACAAAGCCGAGATCCCTACGTGGCATGAGCTGAACGTTTTCCTAACGGAACGTCACAGAACCCTAGAAGCCATAGATGATGTTCGACCATCAGGTTCTAGTCAGGCTCAGCCCagggcatccacatccaactCGGCGTCTCGGAGAATAAATTCTTATGAGACAAGGGTAACGCCTCGACAACCTAGAGGGTGCGATCTCTGTAATAGAGAAAACCATCCAATACGCACATGCGCCCAGTTTCTCCGGATGACGGTCGACCAACGGATCGCCTATATCAAACGAAAACAGCTGTGTATGAACTGCTTTGCGCGGACACACCAGCTGCGCGACTGCGAAAGCGCACATAATTGCTTCACGTTCCGCGGCCGCCATCTCACCCTCCTACACCGAGGCACCCCATCCCCAGCGCGCGCAAATCCAACGCCAACGGCCAGATCCAGACCGAATACTCCCGGTCCCTCGGCTGCCAGTGGCACGCAGCCAACACTTCAAAATTATATTGCGGCAGGCTCTAGGTCAGTCCTCCTAGGCACCGCCATGATTAATATATGCCATCAGGGTTCCAACTATGAAGCGCGAGCCTTAATAGACTCCGGATCTGAGGCGACCTTCATTACTGAGCGCCTTTTCAACCTGATTAAGCTGCCGTTCCAGGTTATCCAAGCACAGGTCTCAGGGCTTAATCAAACGGTCTCCGCTGAGACTAAAAAGCTCTGCCAATTGACGATTCGTTCTCCGACTTGGCCTAGTTTGCAGTTAAACACCACTGCCTACGTGCTTCCGCAAATAGCCGGAAATCTTCCCTCATGTCCGCTTCCGCAACATTTCCTGCGAGATCTTCCCGAACTTCCACTAGCGGATCCAAAGTTTTATGAGAGCGCACAAATAGATCTTTTAATCGGGGCCGATATACTTCCTTCCATTCTACTAAGCGGCACCCGAGCGAATATCTGTGGCTCTCTTCTCGGTCAAGAGACCATTTTCGGCTGGATTCTAACAGGACCAGTACCCGCTCCGAGGCAAGATAGAATTTCATCGTTTTCTACGCATGTTGCACACACGTACGAAGCATCTCTCGATAAACTCCTCACCAAATTCTGGGAGGTGGAGGATCTGCCAGTAAAGGTGGCAAAAGAATCCGACGTGATCTGTGAGGATAATTTCCTTCGGACCACCACAAAAGACGATACCGGCAGGTATGTCGTGAGTCTTCCCTTTCGAGATCCTGAGAACATGAAATGCTCCCTAGGACATTCCAGATCCCTGGCGTTGGCTCAATTCTTAAGAAACGAGCAGCGGCTAAAAAGGGACAGTACGCTAAAATCCAAGTACGACTCAGTAATTCAAGAATATCTCGACCTCAACCACATGAGAGAAGTCCCTCCTACCGACGATTCAGCGTGTTATTACCTCCCACACCACGCGATGTTAAAACCGGAGAGTACGACCACCAAGCTTCGAGTGGTATTCAATGCCTCCAGCCCTTCAGACAATAGGGTCAGCTTAAATGATATCCTTCATGCTGGCCCGGTCCTACAGTCCGATCTAACCATCCAGATCCTGAAGTGGCGATATTTCCGTTTTGTGTACAGTGCTGATATCGAGAAAATGTACCGGCAGATCTGGGTAGATCCGAAGCAGACAGCGTTCCAACGTATCTTATTCCGCAATAGAGAAGGATACATTCGCGATTTTGAGCTAAAAACTGTTACGTTTGGGGTCAATTGTGCACCGTTTCTGGCAATTCGGGTCCTGCAACAGCTGGCGACCGACGTGCAACTAACCCATCCGAGGGCGAGTAAAGTTATTCGTGGTTGCATGTACGTCGATGATGTCCTTTCGGGAGCTGACTCTGCAGAAGAGGCTCACCTTACCATTCGCGAGTTGCAGAGTGCTCTCGATTCGGCTGGTTTTCCATTAAGAAAGTGGACCTCCAACCATAAAGAAGTTCTGGCTCATATCGAGACCAATCATCTTTTAAACGCCGAGTTCCTCGAGATAGATACGGAAAGCACGGCGAAAACTCTCGGAGTCCGTTGGAAAGCAACATCCGATGAGTTTTTCTTCGCCCCTCCAGACCTATCCAACGAAGCCACGCTCACGAAACGTCATGTTCTTTCCCAAATCGCCAAGCTGTTTGATCCAGCAGGCTGGCTCGCTCCTTTCGTGGTCTGTGCCAAGATTTTCATGCAGGAGATCTGGCTTCATGATCTTGGGTGGGATGATGAACTCCCAATTGAACTGTGCCAAAAGTGGCGTGATTTTCTCCAAAGCTACTCGGTCCTAGATCAAGTCCGAATTCCCAGATGGGTGTCCTTCCGCCCAGAGTTCCGAGTCGAGCATCATGGATTCTGTGACGCCTCTCAAAAGGCGTATGGTGCTGCGATCTATGTGCGCGTAGAAATTGGGCACACGACGCTAGTGCATCTCCTTACAGCCAAGACGCGCGTGGCGCCAGTCAAAACTGTGTCGCTTTCAAGGCTAGAGCTGTGTGGAGCTCTATTGCTGTCCGAGATGGCTGAATCCATCCTCCCCCATATGCCAGTGCTGTCCTCGAAACTCCATTGTTGGACCGATTCCACAATTGTGCTTGCATGGCTCGCCAAACCAGCATGCCAATGGACAACGTTCGTTGCCAATCGGGTAACAAAGATTACCCAGTCCACAGAGGCAGCCAATTGGGCACATGTTCAATCCGAACACAATCCAGCCGACTTGGCCAGTCGGGGAGTGCCTCTACAAGACCTGATCGACAACTCCCTTTGGTGGCATGGACCAACTTGGTTGTCAAAGCCACGAGATCAGTGGCCTTCCCAAAGCACCGACTTACAGGTGACCGAAGTGGAAAAGCGTCCTGTCAAGGCCCATGTGGCGTCCATCCCGACAGAAGACATCCTTGATCGCTTTTCCAAGTTAGATAGAGCTTTACGGGTCCTTGCGTATGTCCACCGTTTTGTCCAGCGATGTAAGAAACAGTCGCAGATGTCGGAAGTCCGTCTAGAAGCCCAAGAACTTGTCGCCGCTGAACGGCTCATGGTCATTAGCACTCAGCGCAGATATTTTTCTAATGAATATCGCTGCTTGAGTCAAAAGCGTCCTGTGTCCGCGACAAGTTCAATCCTCTCCTTAAACCCCTTTCTAGATCAGAAAGGGCTTATAAGGGCTTGCGGCCGCATAACGGCCTCCGAAAACTTGCGATATGACGAACGACATCCGATAATACTCCCGTACGAATGTGCACTCTCTCGACTACTGGTGAACTTTACGCATCTCATAACGTTGCACGGAGGTAACCAGTTAGTCGTACGTCTCACCCGGTCAAGATACTGGATTCCGAGAATAAAGAACTTGGTAAAGGCTGTGATTAACTCCTGCAAGGTCTGCGTTATTCATAAGAAGCGCTTGCAAATTCAGATGATGGGAAGTTTTCCGAAAGAGCGAGTGTCTTTTTCCCGGCCATTCACGTACACAGGGATGGACTACGCTGGCCCTTTCGACATCAAAAATTACACAGGCAGAGCGTGCCTAATTACAAAAGGGTATGTGTTGGTTTTCGTATGTTTCTCCACAAAGGCCATCCATCTAGAGCCTACATCCGATCTGACGACCGAGAAATTTCTCGCCGCTTTCGCTCGGTTCGTATCCAGAAGAGGTTGTCCCCGTCAAGTGCAGTCCGACAATGGGAAAACCTTTGTCGGCTCTGCCACCCTGCTCTCCCGAGATTTTCTACAAGCCGTAAAAGAGTCTGTGACTGATGCGTATAGTCATCAGCAGCTCAACTGGCAATTCATTCCTCCGGGGGCACCCCATATGGGAGGCCTGTGGGAAGCTGGTGTCAAAAGCTTCAAAACCTTGTTTTACAAGTCCACCGCTACTCGAAAGTACACCTTTGAAGAGCTTTCAACCCTCCTAGCGAAAATTGAAGCTTGTCTAAATTCCAGACCGCTATCTCCCATGTCAGAAGATCCTACTGATCTCTTAGCGTTGACACCAGGGCATTTTCTCGTCGGCGGACCTCTTTTGTCCATAGTAGAGCCCGAATTAAAAGGGGAATCCAAGTCCATTGTGAATCGGTGGCCACACTTAAAGGCGCTTCATCAGCAATTCCAAGCTCGATGGAAAGAGGAGTATCTCAAGGAGCTCCACAAGCGTAACAAGTGGCAGGCCCCGACCGCAAATCTCCGCGTTGGCGACCTGGTAGTCGTCAAAGAAGACAATCTGCCCTCGAATGAGTGGCGCCTTGGCAGAATCGACTCTGTTTTTCCGGGGGCTGACGGCAATGTCCGTGTCGTCAACATTCTCACGGCACGCAAGATTATTAAGCGTCCCGTGACCAAGGTGGTTCTTCTGCCAGGAGAACACTCCAGCCGTCTTCCTCAACCAACATCCTCCGCATAA